A single genomic interval of Nonomuraea rubra harbors:
- a CDS encoding cytochrome b translates to MATPTKPRRRPRIIVGSAKAAVDSAIYLDDRLPFGRWLRPQLRKLFPSHWSFLLGELALYSFVLLILTGTFLTLFYKPNPDVAYESAVQISLEVRGGLLMRQMHHWSATVFVLAIVAHMCRVFFTGAFRRPRELTWMLGVLLFGLALFESFLGVTLPADQLALSGLRQAQGVLLSVPLVGTYLSAFVFDGEFPGQVIPRLFALHVLLIPGILLAVVPLHALILTWRQKHTERRATAAGEHQVTGGPFFPYFAVKNGATALFTIAAIALLATFVRVNPVWEHGAYRPGAHPPSAQPFWYAGVLDGAQRLVPAWEIPVGGFVLQVGLWIPPLVLLAFFGVLLVYPFLERRYTGDRGVHHLLDRPSQAPVRTALGVAVITFFATLWAATWVSAAPPAMHSAPGLPPPPPAPPALLTVPPDTYALIVGGLRAAVFVLPVVAFLLTRAICRRRSA, encoded by the coding sequence ATGGCCACTCCTACCAAGCCCAGGCGGCGCCCGAGAATCATCGTCGGCTCCGCCAAGGCTGCGGTCGATTCCGCGATCTACCTCGACGATCGGCTGCCGTTCGGGCGCTGGCTGCGGCCCCAGCTCCGCAAACTGTTCCCCAGCCACTGGTCGTTCCTGCTGGGCGAGCTGGCGCTGTACTCGTTCGTGCTGCTGATCCTCACCGGGACGTTCCTGACGCTGTTCTACAAGCCCAACCCGGACGTGGCGTACGAGTCGGCCGTGCAGATCAGCCTGGAGGTGCGTGGCGGGCTGCTGATGCGGCAGATGCACCACTGGTCGGCGACGGTGTTCGTGCTGGCGATCGTGGCCCACATGTGCCGGGTCTTCTTCACCGGCGCGTTCAGGCGGCCGCGGGAGCTGACGTGGATGCTGGGCGTGCTGCTGTTCGGGCTGGCGCTGTTCGAGTCGTTCCTGGGGGTCACGCTGCCCGCCGACCAGCTCGCGCTGTCGGGCCTGCGGCAGGCGCAGGGGGTGCTGCTGTCGGTCCCGCTGGTGGGCACGTACCTGTCGGCGTTCGTGTTCGACGGGGAGTTCCCCGGCCAGGTGATCCCGCGCCTGTTCGCGCTGCACGTGCTGCTGATCCCCGGCATCCTGCTGGCCGTGGTGCCGCTGCACGCCCTCATCCTCACCTGGCGGCAGAAGCACACCGAACGCCGCGCCACGGCCGCCGGCGAGCACCAGGTCACCGGCGGGCCGTTCTTCCCGTACTTCGCGGTCAAGAACGGCGCGACGGCGCTGTTCACGATCGCCGCCATCGCGTTGCTGGCCACGTTCGTGCGGGTCAACCCGGTGTGGGAGCACGGGGCGTACCGGCCGGGCGCCCACCCGCCCTCGGCTCAGCCGTTCTGGTACGCCGGGGTGCTCGACGGCGCGCAACGGCTGGTGCCGGCGTGGGAGATCCCGGTCGGCGGGTTCGTGCTGCAGGTCGGGCTCTGGATCCCGCCGCTGGTCCTGCTGGCCTTCTTCGGCGTGCTGCTCGTGTACCCGTTCCTCGAGCGCCGCTACACCGGCGACCGCGGCGTCCACCACCTGCTGGACCGGCCGTCGCAGGCCCCGGTGCGTACGGCGCTGGGCGTCGCGGTGATCACGTTCTTCGCCACGCTCTGGGCGGCCACGTGGGTGTCGGCGGCGCCGCCCGCGATGCACTCCGCGCCCGGGCTGCCGCCGCCCCCGCCCGCCCCTCCGGCGCTGCTCACCGTGCCGCCCGACACGTACGCGCTGATCGTCGGCGGGCTGCGGGCGGCCGTGTTCGTGCTGCCCGTCGTGGCCTTCCTCCTCACGCGGGCGATCTGCCGGAGGCGGTCAGCGTAG
- the ppdK gene encoding pyruvate, phosphate dikinase, translated as MAKYVYDFTEGNRNLKDLLGGKGANLAEMTNLGLPVPHGFTITTEACRHYLAEGSVPSGLDQEVAEHLEALEAKMGRKLGQADDPLLVSVRSGAKFSMPGMMETVLNIGLNDESVHGLAKQSGGNDRFAWDSYRRLIQMFGKTVLGLDGDLFEHALDELKGRRQDTDLDSGELQQLVETYKGIVRDQTGKDFPADPREQMRLAVMAVFDSWNAPRAILYRRQERIPADLGTAVNIMAMVFGNYGNDSGTGVAFTRDPGSGQQGIYGDYLQNAQGEDVVAGIRNTIPLEDLEHLDKQSYDELVGIMETLENHYRDLCDIEFTIERGKLWMLQTRVGKRTAAAAFCIATQLVDQGLITMDEAVTRVTGDQLAQLMFPRFDGGADKKKIARGMNASPGAAVGKAVFSSARAVELAEQGEDVILVRRETNPDDLAGMIAAKGILTSRGGKTSHAAVVARGMGKTCVCGAEELEVHTAEQRFVAPGDVVVSEGDVISIDGTTGEVFLGEVPVVDSAVVEYFEGATEPQDDLVKAVDRVMRHADRARRLGVRANADTPEDAARARRFGAQGIGLCRTEHMFLGERRQLVEDLVLASSDAERQAALDALEPLQKSDFIGIFQAMNGAPVTIRLIDPPLHEFLPDIVDLSVKVATGQATDKDRKLLTAVKRLHEQNPMLGLRGVRLGLVIPGLFAMQVRAIAQAAAEVPGAKPEIMIPLVAAVQELESVREEAVKILAEAGVEALIGTMIEVPRAALTAAQIAEAAEFFSFGTNDLTQLAWGFSRDDVEAAFFSHYLDAGIFGVSPFETIDREGVGRLMEIAVREGRSARPDLHLGICGEHGGDPDSVRFCHEIGLDYVSCSPFRIPVARLEAGRAALTQSDSDTR; from the coding sequence GTGGCCAAGTACGTTTACGACTTCACCGAGGGCAACAGGAATCTCAAGGATCTTCTGGGCGGTAAGGGTGCGAACCTCGCCGAAATGACCAATCTCGGGCTGCCTGTTCCGCATGGATTCACGATCACCACCGAGGCGTGCCGCCACTACCTGGCGGAAGGCTCCGTACCGAGCGGGCTGGACCAGGAGGTCGCCGAGCACCTCGAGGCCCTCGAAGCGAAGATGGGCAGGAAGCTCGGGCAGGCCGACGACCCGCTGCTCGTGAGCGTGCGTTCGGGGGCGAAGTTCTCCATGCCGGGCATGATGGAGACGGTCCTCAACATCGGGCTGAACGACGAGTCGGTGCACGGCCTGGCCAAGCAGTCGGGCGGCAACGACCGGTTCGCGTGGGACTCCTACCGCAGGCTCATCCAGATGTTCGGCAAGACAGTGCTCGGCCTCGACGGCGACCTGTTCGAGCACGCGCTCGACGAGCTCAAGGGCCGCCGCCAGGACACCGACCTCGACTCGGGCGAGCTGCAGCAGCTCGTGGAGACGTACAAGGGGATCGTGCGCGACCAGACCGGCAAGGACTTCCCCGCCGACCCGCGCGAGCAGATGCGGCTGGCCGTCATGGCCGTCTTCGACTCGTGGAACGCCCCGCGCGCCATCCTCTACCGCCGCCAGGAGCGCATCCCCGCCGACCTCGGCACCGCCGTGAACATCATGGCCATGGTCTTCGGCAACTACGGCAACGACTCCGGCACCGGCGTCGCCTTCACCCGCGACCCTGGCTCGGGCCAGCAGGGCATCTACGGCGACTACCTCCAGAACGCCCAGGGTGAGGACGTGGTGGCCGGCATCCGCAACACGATCCCCCTGGAAGACCTCGAACACCTCGACAAGCAGTCGTACGACGAGCTCGTCGGCATCATGGAGACCCTGGAGAACCACTACAGGGACCTGTGCGACATCGAGTTCACCATCGAGCGCGGCAAGTTGTGGATGTTGCAGACCCGCGTGGGCAAGCGCACGGCGGCGGCGGCCTTCTGCATCGCCACCCAGCTCGTCGACCAGGGCCTCATCACCATGGACGAGGCCGTCACCCGGGTCACCGGCGACCAGCTCGCCCAGCTCATGTTCCCCCGCTTCGACGGCGGCGCGGACAAGAAGAAGATCGCCAGGGGCATGAACGCCTCGCCCGGCGCCGCCGTCGGCAAGGCCGTCTTCTCCTCGGCGCGCGCCGTCGAGCTGGCGGAGCAGGGCGAGGACGTCATCCTCGTCCGCCGCGAGACCAACCCCGACGACCTGGCCGGCATGATCGCCGCCAAGGGCATCCTGACCAGCCGCGGCGGCAAGACCTCACACGCCGCCGTGGTGGCCCGCGGCATGGGCAAGACGTGCGTGTGCGGGGCCGAGGAACTGGAGGTCCACACCGCCGAGCAGCGCTTCGTCGCGCCTGGGGACGTGGTGGTCTCCGAAGGCGACGTCATCTCCATCGACGGCACGACCGGCGAGGTCTTCCTCGGCGAGGTGCCGGTCGTGGACTCGGCCGTGGTCGAGTACTTCGAGGGCGCCACGGAGCCGCAGGACGACCTGGTCAAGGCCGTGGACCGGGTCATGCGCCACGCGGACCGGGCCCGCCGGCTCGGCGTCCGCGCCAACGCCGACACCCCCGAGGACGCGGCCCGCGCCCGCCGCTTCGGCGCGCAGGGCATCGGGCTGTGCCGTACGGAGCACATGTTCCTGGGCGAGCGCCGCCAGCTCGTGGAGGACCTCGTCCTGGCCTCGTCCGATGCCGAACGTCAGGCGGCGCTGGACGCGCTGGAGCCCCTCCAGAAGTCCGACTTCATCGGCATATTCCAGGCCATGAACGGCGCTCCCGTCACGATCCGCCTCATCGACCCGCCCCTGCACGAGTTCCTGCCCGACATCGTCGACCTGTCCGTCAAGGTCGCCACGGGCCAGGCCACGGACAAGGACCGCAAGCTCCTGACGGCGGTCAAGCGCCTGCACGAGCAGAACCCGATGCTCGGCCTGCGCGGCGTCCGCCTCGGCCTGGTCATCCCCGGACTGTTCGCCATGCAGGTCCGCGCCATCGCCCAGGCCGCCGCCGAGGTGCCCGGCGCCAAGCCGGAGATCATGATCCCGCTGGTGGCGGCCGTACAGGAGCTGGAGTCCGTACGCGAGGAGGCCGTCAAGATCCTCGCGGAGGCCGGGGTGGAAGCCCTGATCGGCACCATGATCGAAGTCCCCAGAGCGGCCCTCACGGCCGCCCAGATCGCCGAGGCCGCCGAGTTCTTCTCCTTCGGCACCAACGACCTCACCCAGCTGGCCTGGGGCTTCTCCCGCGACGACGTCGAAGCCGCCTTCTTCTCCCACTACCTCGACGCCGGCATCTTCGGCGTCTCCCCGTTCGAGACCATCGACAGGGAGGGCGTCGGCCGCCTGATGGAGATCGCGGTGCGGGAGGGCCGCTCGGCCAGGCCGGACCTGCACCTGGGCATCTGCGGCGAACACGGCGGCGACCCGGACTCGGTCCGCTTCTGCCACGAGATCGGCCTCGACTACGTCTCCTGCTCGCCCTTCCGCATCCCGGTAGCCAGACTCGAAGCCGGCCGAGCCGCTCTCACACAATCCGACTCCGACACCCGCTGA
- a CDS encoding MerR family DNA-binding transcriptional regulator, which translates to MLTIGQLAARVGVTVRAVRHYHQCGLLPEPERDASGYRRYGPRAVVDLIRIKTLVAAGVPLARVEQLLRAGRDEFAAAIAEIDRQMAAKIADLTDHRAQLAELVAGDRLFLPPEVIELLDRQRALGVSERMNGIERDSWIMITALAPDQVLAWAATKSAALEDPELVRLYLAMDQAWDWPADDPRLPDLAEAIMDWDRRNPREDEASEGLAALMNSNSFESSPAWARLRRLMAARSAQRP; encoded by the coding sequence TTGCTTACCATCGGGCAGCTGGCCGCACGCGTGGGCGTGACCGTACGGGCAGTCCGGCATTATCACCAGTGTGGCCTGCTGCCCGAGCCCGAGCGCGACGCCTCGGGGTACCGCCGCTATGGCCCGCGAGCCGTCGTCGATCTGATCCGGATCAAGACCCTGGTGGCCGCGGGCGTGCCGCTCGCGCGGGTGGAACAGCTGCTGAGAGCCGGCCGGGACGAGTTCGCCGCCGCCATCGCGGAGATCGACCGGCAGATGGCGGCCAAGATCGCCGACCTGACGGATCATCGGGCGCAACTGGCAGAGCTGGTCGCCGGTGATCGGTTGTTCCTGCCGCCGGAGGTGATCGAGCTCCTCGACCGGCAGCGGGCTCTCGGGGTGAGCGAGCGCATGAACGGCATCGAGCGTGACTCCTGGATCATGATCACCGCGCTGGCGCCCGACCAGGTTCTGGCGTGGGCGGCCACCAAGAGCGCCGCCCTGGAGGATCCCGAGCTCGTTCGGCTCTACCTCGCCATGGACCAGGCGTGGGACTGGCCGGCCGACGATCCGCGACTTCCGGACCTGGCCGAAGCGATCATGGACTGGGACCGTCGCAACCCACGCGAGGACGAGGCGTCGGAGGGCCTGGCCGCCCTGATGAACTCCAACTCCTTCGAGTCCTCGCCCGCCTGGGCACGGCTGAGACGGCTGATGGCCGCTCGATCCGCGCAACGCCCTTGA
- a CDS encoding sensor histidine kinase encodes MIHTIRFRITVLYSGLLFVLATLVLGGIYYAVSKTTEQRPITTEYAKTYSGNQYLGKREVVFVEEVENAVNVRTMSTLRDFSLLTLAGLYVASLGIGWVLAGRVLRPVRSITRTTEEIQATDLKRRIKLHGPRDELKDLADTIDTMLARLEEAFSAQRQLIDDASHELRSPLTIIRANVDAVLAAPDATEDERARAVAIVDRATTRMTRLVEDLLASARRQGTAFADADLDLARVVREACDEYATPAAERDLSLELAVGSELEMTGDADALRRAVSNLLSNAVRFSPPGGTINVGAGRSDGMLWVAVRDDGPGLRESDQARVFDRFWRGEASRRDRHTGLGLAIVRQIVESHGGRVEVRSQLGRGATFMLWLPPRDDLPGAGLR; translated from the coding sequence GTGATCCACACCATCCGCTTCCGGATCACGGTCCTGTACTCGGGACTGCTGTTCGTGCTGGCCACGCTGGTGCTCGGCGGCATCTACTACGCCGTGTCCAAGACCACCGAGCAGCGCCCGATCACGACCGAGTACGCCAAGACGTACAGCGGCAACCAGTACCTCGGCAAGCGCGAGGTGGTCTTCGTGGAGGAGGTGGAGAACGCCGTCAACGTGCGCACGATGTCCACGCTGCGCGACTTCTCGCTGCTCACGCTGGCCGGCCTGTACGTGGCGAGCCTGGGCATCGGCTGGGTGCTCGCGGGCCGGGTGCTGCGGCCGGTGCGGTCGATCACCCGTACGACGGAGGAGATCCAGGCCACCGACCTGAAGCGGCGCATCAAGCTGCACGGCCCGCGCGACGAGCTGAAGGACCTGGCCGACACCATCGACACCATGCTCGCCCGGCTGGAGGAGGCGTTCAGCGCGCAGCGGCAGCTCATCGACGACGCCTCGCACGAGCTGCGCAGCCCGCTGACCATCATCAGGGCCAACGTGGACGCCGTGCTGGCCGCCCCCGACGCCACCGAGGACGAGCGGGCCAGGGCCGTGGCCATCGTGGACCGGGCGACGACCCGGATGACCAGGTTGGTCGAGGACCTGCTGGCCAGCGCCAGGCGGCAGGGCACCGCGTTCGCCGACGCCGATCTCGACCTGGCCAGGGTGGTGCGGGAGGCGTGCGACGAGTACGCCACGCCGGCCGCCGAGCGCGACCTGAGCCTCGAGCTCGCGGTGGGTTCGGAGCTGGAGATGACGGGCGACGCCGACGCGCTGCGCCGCGCGGTGTCCAACCTGCTGTCCAACGCCGTGCGCTTCTCGCCGCCGGGCGGCACGATCAACGTCGGGGCGGGCAGGAGCGACGGCATGTTGTGGGTGGCGGTCCGCGACGACGGTCCCGGCCTGCGGGAGTCGGACCAGGCGCGGGTGTTCGACCGCTTCTGGCGCGGCGAGGCCAGCCGCAGGGACCGTCACACGGGGCTGGGGCTGGCGATCGTCCGGCAGATCGTGGAGTCGCACGGGGGCCGCGTGGAGGTGAGGTCGCAGCTCGGGCGGGGGGCGACGTTCATGCTCTGGCTGCCGCCGCGGGACGACCTGCCCGGCGCCGGGCTACGCTGA
- a CDS encoding VWA domain-containing protein → MTLLAPVWLLLLIPVALLALTYVIMALRSRTAYAVRFTNLDLLDKVAPRRPGWRRHVPAAALLLMFALLVVGFARPTAEVQVPRERATIMVAFDVSASMGATDVSPNRFEAAKQAARQFVQGLPERFNLGLVAFSSAASVAVPPTTDRPAVLSALDRLSMDSGTAIGEAVFSSLEAIAALDSEEEAPPAHIVLLSDGANTSGRTVNDAATEATTRGVPVTTIAYGTPDGTISLSGREVPVPVDGPALRGLAESAGGGFYEAASGDELQAVYEDIGTSVGYRTEQQEVWQWFVGAGLIFALIAAATSMLWFSRLP, encoded by the coding sequence GTGACGCTTCTCGCGCCCGTCTGGCTGCTGCTGCTCATCCCGGTGGCCCTGCTCGCGCTCACCTACGTGATCATGGCGCTGCGCAGCAGGACCGCCTACGCCGTCCGCTTCACCAACCTCGACCTGCTCGACAAGGTGGCACCGCGGCGGCCGGGATGGCGCAGGCACGTGCCCGCGGCGGCACTGCTGCTGATGTTCGCACTGCTCGTGGTGGGCTTCGCCCGGCCGACGGCCGAGGTGCAGGTGCCACGGGAACGGGCGACGATCATGGTGGCGTTCGACGTGTCGGCGTCCATGGGAGCCACCGACGTCTCCCCGAACCGGTTCGAGGCGGCCAAGCAGGCTGCCAGGCAGTTCGTCCAGGGGCTGCCCGAGCGGTTCAACCTGGGGCTGGTGGCGTTCTCCTCGGCGGCGTCCGTCGCCGTGCCGCCCACCACGGACCGGCCGGCGGTGCTCAGCGCGCTCGACCGGCTCAGCATGGACTCGGGCACGGCCATCGGCGAGGCCGTCTTCTCCTCGCTGGAGGCCATCGCCGCGCTCGACTCGGAGGAGGAGGCGCCGCCCGCGCACATCGTCCTGCTGTCCGACGGCGCCAACACCAGCGGCCGCACGGTGAACGACGCGGCCACCGAGGCGACCACGCGCGGCGTCCCGGTCACCACCATCGCGTACGGCACGCCGGACGGCACCATCAGCCTGTCGGGCCGCGAGGTCCCGGTGCCGGTGGACGGGCCCGCGCTGCGCGGCCTGGCCGAGTCGGCGGGCGGCGGCTTCTACGAGGCGGCCAGCGGCGACGAGCTCCAGGCCGTCTACGAGGACATCGGCACGTCGGTCGGCTACCGCACCGAGCAGCAGGAGGTCTGGCAGTGGTTCGTGGGAGCGGGGCTGATCTTCGCGTTGATCGCGGCGGCGACGTCGATGTTGTGGTTCTCGAGGCTGCCATGA
- a CDS encoding Rrf2 family transcriptional regulator, with translation MTRTSFMSCSFESMHAGTRWLHEPVLDTVVGGPVGGATLAEAHGLPGPYLVKQLQQPTRAGPLASVPGPRGGFRLARPISEITLLDVVEAIEGDALLFHCSEIRCGGRIGELAPPRGAVPGQVGDAPGGRGPARGAGGPDARGRQGGHRP, from the coding sequence ATGACCAGAACGTCCTTCATGTCGTGCTCCTTCGAGTCGATGCACGCAGGCACCAGATGGCTGCATGAGCCGGTTCTCGACACGGTCGTCGGCGGCCCCGTCGGCGGCGCCACGCTGGCCGAGGCCCACGGGCTGCCCGGTCCCTACCTGGTCAAGCAGCTGCAGCAGCCGACCAGGGCGGGGCCGCTGGCCTCCGTGCCGGGGCCGCGCGGCGGCTTCCGCCTGGCCAGGCCCATCAGCGAGATCACGCTTCTCGACGTGGTCGAGGCCATCGAGGGCGACGCGCTCCTGTTCCACTGCTCGGAGATCCGCTGCGGCGGCAGGATCGGCGAGCTGGCGCCGCCCCGCGGGGCCGTGCCCGGTCAAGTCGGCGATGCGCCGGGCGGAAGAGGCCCTGCGCGAGGCGCTGGCGGCCCAGACGCTCGCGGACGTCAAGGCGGACATCGACCGTGA
- a CDS encoding S1C family serine protease, with product MTPPPRGGRILVAAALVAALAGAAAGAAGARLFEGSGPAPAAALPRVAPAPSASLTGLSATAARVLPSVVSVETRSSGGSGFVIDDRGHILTNAHVVSGNSTVTVVLHDGSRLTARVAGADDDEDLAVLEVDYPDELTPATLGRSADLAVGDQVLAIGSPLGLSGTVTSGIVSALDREVRLGGSRRTAVQTDASINPGNSGGPLVNGRGEVVGVNTAIAASRGGGNIGIGFAIPIDRAAPIAERIIRN from the coding sequence GTGACGCCGCCGCCCAGGGGTGGTCGCATCCTGGTGGCCGCCGCGCTCGTCGCGGCGCTCGCCGGGGCGGCGGCGGGCGCGGCGGGGGCCAGGCTCTTCGAAGGGTCCGGGCCTGCCCCCGCCGCCGCCCTGCCGAGGGTGGCCCCCGCGCCGTCGGCGAGCCTGACCGGCCTGAGCGCGACGGCGGCCCGCGTGCTGCCCAGCGTCGTCTCCGTGGAGACGCGCAGCTCGGGCGGGTCAGGCTTCGTGATCGACGACCGCGGCCACATCCTCACCAACGCCCACGTCGTCAGCGGCAACAGCACGGTGACGGTGGTGCTGCACGACGGCAGCCGGCTGACCGCCCGGGTGGCCGGCGCGGACGACGACGAGGACCTGGCCGTGCTGGAAGTGGACTATCCGGACGAGCTCACCCCGGCCACGCTCGGCCGCTCGGCGGACCTGGCCGTCGGCGACCAGGTGCTGGCCATCGGCTCGCCGCTGGGCCTGTCCGGCACGGTCACCTCGGGCATCGTCAGCGCCCTGGACAGGGAGGTACGCCTGGGCGGCTCCCGCCGCACGGCCGTGCAGACCGACGCCTCCATCAACCCCGGCAACTCGGGCGGCCCGCTCGTGAACGGCCGGGGCGAGGTGGTGGGCGTGAACACCGCGATCGCGGCCTCCCGGGGAGGCGGGAACATCGGCATCGGCTTCGCCATCCCCATCGACAGGGCCGCGCCCATCGCGGAACGCATCATCCGAAACTAG
- a CDS encoding serine hydrolase domain-containing protein gives MTNSTASQTYDRSILEADLKAIHDKGVPGLLAAAHTGRELLTARYGVAELGSDRPIAYDSYFRMGSTSKTFTATAVLQLVGEGLLSLDDLVEDWLPGVVRGNGNDGTRITVRRLLQQTSGLPEYMYDVPIWSAKDFQEHRFDSYTPEELVAIAMRHEPNWVPEPGDQRWNYSNTNYILLGMVIKKVTGMERAHVVRDRILRRLGLDHTFIPGDDPRLPEPHPKGYTEFPDSTEPVETTDWNLTPADAAGDLITTAADLVRFWQALLGGELLEPAQLAAMKETVPAPEWDPVFPGASYGLGIARFLSPCGPYWGHAGNTPGHTAHSGFTEDGRRGMVLFTTFWAPNEHALPIEALVNDALDHLMCAADGPRTG, from the coding sequence ATGACGAACTCAACGGCATCGCAGACGTACGACCGATCGATCCTGGAGGCCGACCTGAAGGCCATCCACGACAAGGGGGTCCCCGGGCTGCTCGCCGCGGCGCACACCGGACGGGAACTGCTGACCGCGCGGTACGGCGTGGCCGAGCTCGGTTCCGATCGGCCGATCGCCTACGACAGCTACTTCCGGATGGGCAGCACGAGCAAGACGTTCACCGCAACCGCCGTACTCCAGCTCGTGGGCGAGGGGCTGCTCTCGCTCGACGACCTCGTCGAGGACTGGCTTCCGGGGGTGGTCCGGGGCAACGGCAACGACGGCACCAGGATCACTGTCAGGCGGCTGCTCCAGCAGACGAGCGGGCTGCCCGAATACATGTACGACGTTCCGATCTGGTCGGCGAAGGACTTCCAGGAGCATCGGTTCGACTCCTACACACCGGAGGAACTCGTCGCCATCGCCATGCGGCACGAGCCCAACTGGGTGCCGGAACCAGGCGACCAGCGCTGGAACTACTCCAACACCAACTACATCCTGCTCGGAATGGTCATCAAGAAGGTCACCGGGATGGAGCGGGCGCACGTGGTGAGGGATCGGATCCTCCGTCGCCTCGGACTCGACCACACCTTCATCCCGGGGGACGATCCCCGGCTTCCGGAGCCGCACCCGAAGGGCTACACCGAGTTCCCCGACAGCACCGAGCCGGTCGAGACGACCGACTGGAACCTGACCCCTGCGGACGCCGCGGGCGATCTCATCACCACGGCGGCCGACCTCGTACGGTTCTGGCAGGCATTGCTGGGGGGCGAGCTCCTGGAGCCCGCACAGCTCGCCGCGATGAAGGAGACGGTGCCCGCGCCCGAGTGGGACCCCGTCTTCCCCGGCGCCTCCTACGGCCTGGGCATCGCCCGGTTCCTATCTCCCTGCGGCCCGTACTGGGGCCACGCCGGAAACACCCCCGGCCACACCGCCCACAGCGGCTTCACCGAGGACGGCCGCCGCGGGATGGTGCTGTTCACCACGTTCTGGGCGCCGAACGAGCACGCCCTCCCGATCGAAGCGCTGGTCAATGACGCGCTGGACCACCTGATGTGCGCCGCTGACGGCCCGCGCACCGGGTGA
- a CDS encoding response regulator transcription factor encodes MRLLVVEDEEDLVDALRVGLVRAGYAVDVAYDAPAAHEKLQVNTYDLVLLDLNLPGGDGFQLCRSVRAAGQGARIIMVTARDRLDDRVRGLDEGADDYLVKPFAFPELLARVRALLRRDSGGGTAVLEVGGLRIDTARLEVSLDGRSLALTPKEYGVLHYLMTRPGHVVSTEELLEHVWDEHADPFTSTVRVTVGNLRRKLQEEGLIETVISRGYRLREPSS; translated from the coding sequence ATGCGACTGCTTGTGGTTGAGGACGAGGAGGACCTGGTCGACGCGCTGCGCGTCGGCCTGGTCCGGGCCGGTTACGCGGTGGACGTCGCCTACGACGCGCCCGCCGCGCACGAGAAGTTGCAGGTCAACACGTACGACCTGGTCCTGCTCGACCTGAACCTGCCGGGCGGTGACGGCTTCCAGCTCTGCCGGAGCGTGCGCGCGGCGGGCCAGGGGGCGCGGATCATCATGGTGACCGCCCGCGACCGGCTGGACGACCGCGTCCGCGGCCTCGACGAGGGCGCGGACGACTACCTGGTCAAGCCGTTCGCGTTCCCCGAGCTGCTGGCCAGGGTGCGGGCGCTGCTGCGCAGGGATTCGGGAGGCGGCACCGCCGTGCTGGAGGTGGGCGGCCTGCGGATCGACACGGCCCGGCTGGAGGTGTCGCTGGACGGCAGGTCCCTGGCGCTCACCCCCAAGGAGTACGGCGTGCTGCACTACCTGATGACCCGCCCGGGCCACGTCGTGTCCACCGAGGAGCTGCTGGAGCACGTCTGGGACGAGCACGCCGACCCGTTCACCAGCACCGTCCGCGTCACGGTCGGCAACCTGCGCCGCAAGCTGCAGGAGGAGGGCCTGATCGAAACCGTGATCAGCCGGGGTTACCGGCTCAGGGAGCCGTCATCGTGA